From Algoriphagus sp. NG3, the proteins below share one genomic window:
- a CDS encoding 1-phosphofructokinase family hexose kinase — MKIATLTISPALDKSTTIDRLQPEKKLRCEEPTYEPGGGGINVSRAIHIMGGESLAIYAAGGPEGDRIEALLEKEGVVQHRIKTQKPTRENLLVMESSTDKHYRFGMPGSELSESELKQCLDAVRELPDEVEYLVASGSLPPGAPEDFYAQVADTAREKNVKCMIDTSGKPLLKAAGSGVCLMKPNLSELSELAGKDEITGMEQEEIARKIISEGKADILIVSLGARGAMLVTKDALEYVVPPTVMQKSTVGAGDTMVASVILSLSRGDDIHDAVKWGVAAGTAATMTPGTELCRKEDVEKIFEWIDSKGNPDKNSG, encoded by the coding sequence ATGAAAATAGCAACCCTAACCATTAGTCCTGCCTTGGATAAAAGCACTACCATCGACAGGCTACAGCCAGAAAAGAAACTTCGGTGTGAAGAACCTACCTATGAGCCTGGGGGTGGAGGCATCAATGTCTCAAGAGCCATTCATATTATGGGCGGGGAATCGCTGGCTATTTATGCTGCGGGCGGTCCTGAAGGAGACCGTATCGAAGCCTTGCTGGAAAAGGAGGGAGTCGTTCAGCACCGCATCAAAACCCAGAAGCCTACCCGTGAGAATTTATTGGTAATGGAGTCATCTACAGACAAGCATTATCGGTTTGGCATGCCTGGGAGTGAATTGAGTGAAAGTGAGCTGAAGCAGTGCCTGGATGCTGTCCGGGAATTGCCCGATGAAGTAGAATACCTGGTAGCAAGCGGGAGTCTTCCTCCTGGTGCTCCAGAAGATTTTTATGCCCAGGTGGCAGATACAGCCCGTGAGAAAAATGTAAAATGCATGATAGATACTTCTGGAAAACCCCTACTGAAGGCAGCTGGATCAGGGGTGTGCTTGATGAAACCAAATCTGTCAGAATTGAGCGAACTGGCAGGTAAAGATGAAATAACTGGAATGGAGCAGGAAGAAATTGCACGAAAAATAATCAGCGAGGGCAAGGCGGACATACTGATCGTATCGCTTGGGGCCAGAGGTGCCATGCTGGTGACGAAGGACGCCTTGGAATATGTCGTTCCTCCTACCGTAATGCAAAAAAGCACCGTTGGGGCTGGAGATACCATGGTGGCAAGTGTCATATTGTCTTTATCTCGCGGAGATGATATTCATGATGCTGTCAAATGGGGAGTGGCAGCGGGTACAGCTGCTACCATGACGCCTGGTACAGAGTTGTGCCGAAAGGAAGACGTCGAGAAAATCTTCGAATGGATCGATTCCAAAGGAAACCCAGACAAAAATTCCGGATAG
- the gpmI gene encoding 2,3-bisphosphoglycerate-independent phosphoglycerate mutase, which produces MERSEQKVLLVIIDGWGIAPENEKELSAIEKAHTPYLDKVLQSQPNSQLRADGMAVGLPDGQMGNSEVGHINIGAGRIVYQMLVKINKAIEEHDLHKHEQLLDAFNYAKNERKKVHILGLVSDGGVHSHIGHLKALCDIASEQHVEELYIHAFTDGRDTDPYSGIEFIVDLQKHMQETTGKLASITGRYYAMDRGENWDRTAKAYHAMVHGRSETQVDGRKWQEAMEDKYRNAETDEFINPIVLTDNSKPVTTISDGDVIICFNYRPDRVRQITQALTQQDFPEQGTEKKDLRYLTMSQYDRRFENIKVLFDSQDLEQTLGEVLSDKGKKQLRIAETIKYPHVTYFFNGGREEQFEGEDRIMVETVDVSTFDKAPEMSAPGIRDEIIPKLNDGSTDFICLNFANPDMVGHSGDMEATIIACETVDFCLRSVAEAALENNYAVMIVSDHGNAEKMTNRKGLPFTSHTSNPVPCAVVRKGEIQKLTNGKLCDVAPTVLSLMGLEIPKEMTGNSLLHIG; this is translated from the coding sequence ATGGAAAGATCGGAACAAAAAGTCCTCCTTGTAATAATTGACGGTTGGGGCATAGCCCCAGAAAATGAAAAGGAGCTGTCAGCAATAGAGAAAGCCCATACTCCCTATCTGGATAAGGTGCTGCAGAGCCAACCGAATTCACAATTGCGGGCTGATGGAATGGCTGTGGGGCTTCCGGACGGACAGATGGGCAATTCGGAAGTAGGGCACATCAATATAGGGGCAGGCAGGATTGTCTATCAGATGCTTGTGAAAATCAATAAAGCGATTGAAGAACATGATTTACATAAACATGAACAGTTACTGGATGCCTTTAATTATGCTAAAAATGAAAGAAAGAAAGTCCATATCCTTGGATTGGTTTCGGATGGTGGGGTCCATTCCCATATTGGGCATCTCAAAGCACTTTGCGATATAGCCTCTGAGCAGCATGTGGAAGAGCTATATATTCATGCCTTCACGGATGGAAGGGATACTGATCCCTACAGTGGGATAGAGTTCATAGTTGATTTGCAAAAGCATATGCAGGAAACCACCGGAAAGCTGGCAAGTATTACAGGGAGGTATTATGCTATGGACAGAGGAGAAAATTGGGATAGAACAGCCAAGGCTTATCATGCGATGGTTCACGGTAGATCCGAGACTCAGGTGGATGGGAGAAAATGGCAGGAAGCGATGGAGGATAAGTACCGGAATGCAGAAACGGATGAGTTTATCAATCCAATCGTCCTAACGGATAATTCCAAACCCGTGACGACCATCAGTGATGGTGATGTGATTATCTGCTTCAACTACCGCCCTGATCGGGTCCGGCAGATTACCCAGGCACTTACCCAGCAGGATTTTCCCGAGCAGGGTACGGAAAAAAAAGATCTTCGATACCTCACAATGTCCCAATATGACAGAAGATTTGAAAACATAAAGGTGTTGTTTGACTCTCAGGATCTTGAGCAGACCTTGGGAGAGGTATTGTCAGACAAAGGGAAAAAACAGCTCCGTATAGCTGAAACTATCAAATATCCACATGTGACCTATTTCTTCAATGGAGGAAGAGAGGAGCAGTTTGAAGGAGAAGATCGGATTATGGTAGAGACTGTGGATGTTTCTACTTTTGATAAGGCTCCCGAAATGAGTGCACCCGGTATCCGTGACGAGATCATCCCTAAACTAAATGATGGAAGTACCGATTTTATCTGTTTAAACTTTGCCAATCCCGACATGGTGGGGCATTCTGGGGATATGGAAGCAACCATTATAGCCTGCGAAACAGTCGATTTCTGCTTGAGGTCAGTGGCAGAAGCCGCATTGGAAAACAATTATGCGGTAATGATAGTGTCAGATCACGGCAATGCCGAAAAAATGACAAACCGCAAAGGGCTGCCATTCACTTCGCATACTTCCAATCCCGTGCCTTGTGCAGTAGTAAGAAAAGGTGAAATACAAAAGCTAACGAATGGTAAGCTCTGCGATGTGGCACCTACTGTTCTTTCCTTGATGGGCTTAGAGATTCCCAAAGAAATGACCGGAAATTCACTGCTTCATATAGGATAA
- the ppsA gene encoding phosphoenolpyruvate synthase, producing MSKYIRFFSDLNHEDTALVGGKNASLGEMIRELEPKGIRIPAGFATTSDAYWDYLDHNGLREKLAESLDKLDRKEFKNLRKIAETLRHYVLKGDFPEELAKQIKEAYHQLEEKEEALTSVAVRSSATAEDLPEASFAGQHDSFMNVQGAGNALDTVKKCFASLFTDRAIRYREHNGFDHMQVALSAGVQKMVRSDKASAGVGFTILPDSGFEKTIFLTGSWGLGDNVVQGAVNADEFYVFKPSLKKGLRSIISKKLGSKELTMVYADSDQEKGNTTVNKKTPAAKRNKYVINDEEVKQLAVWAVEIEEHYGRAMDIEWAKDGVSGELYIVQARPETVHSGKENTKVKEYRLKDQGKVITSGTGIGDKITQGVSRLLDSPEDSDKLQEGDVLVTDITNPDWDNVMKKASAIITNSGGRTSHAAIVARELGAVAVVGTENATEVIKDGQEITVSCAEGATGKIYEGYLDWEEDELDFATYDEPETDVMLILADPDLAYSYSKYPVKGVGLMRLEFVINNTIQIHPLALLHYGELKDSKTKKRIAELTTSYSEKRLFFVEKLAEGVATIAAAFYPREVIVRMSDFKSNEYANLMGGQEFEPKEENPMLGFRGASRYYSEEYREAFRMECDAMKLVRDEMGFTNVKLMVPFCRTVEEGRKVINLMGDFGLKQGWNGLEIYMMCEIPSNVLQAEQFAEIFDGFSIGSNDLTQLTLGLDRDSALVSGLFDENNNSAKQMISMAIERAKKKEIKIGLCGQAPSDFPDFAKLLVSEGISSISFNPDAVAKGIKNILEAEKTTA from the coding sequence ATGAGTAAATACATTCGGTTTTTTAGTGATCTAAATCATGAGGATACAGCATTAGTGGGTGGCAAGAACGCTTCTCTGGGAGAAATGATCAGGGAACTGGAGCCAAAAGGGATCAGAATACCCGCAGGGTTTGCCACTACCTCAGACGCCTACTGGGACTATCTGGACCATAATGGACTGAGAGAGAAACTGGCCGAGAGTCTGGATAAACTGGATAGGAAGGAGTTCAAGAACCTCAGAAAAATAGCTGAGACACTCAGGCACTATGTCCTGAAGGGAGATTTTCCCGAGGAGCTGGCCAAACAGATTAAGGAAGCTTACCACCAATTGGAGGAAAAAGAAGAAGCCTTGACAAGTGTGGCGGTGAGAAGCAGCGCCACGGCCGAGGATCTTCCTGAGGCATCTTTTGCCGGGCAGCACGATTCCTTTATGAATGTACAAGGAGCCGGAAATGCTCTGGACACGGTTAAGAAATGTTTTGCCTCACTGTTTACCGACCGTGCCATCAGGTACAGGGAACACAACGGATTTGACCATATGCAAGTGGCTCTGTCGGCAGGGGTACAGAAAATGGTCCGCTCAGATAAGGCTTCCGCAGGAGTTGGATTTACCATTCTCCCTGATTCCGGATTTGAAAAGACCATATTCCTTACAGGATCCTGGGGACTCGGTGACAATGTAGTGCAGGGAGCAGTGAATGCTGATGAGTTTTATGTATTCAAACCCTCATTAAAAAAGGGACTCCGTTCCATTATTTCCAAAAAACTAGGTTCCAAAGAACTGACCATGGTGTACGCCGACTCGGATCAGGAAAAGGGAAATACAACGGTAAACAAAAAAACTCCGGCTGCGAAGCGGAATAAGTATGTCATCAATGATGAAGAAGTAAAACAACTCGCTGTATGGGCTGTGGAAATAGAGGAGCATTATGGCAGGGCTATGGATATAGAATGGGCCAAAGACGGGGTATCCGGAGAGCTCTACATCGTCCAGGCAAGACCTGAAACAGTGCACTCGGGGAAAGAGAATACAAAAGTCAAAGAATATAGGCTGAAAGACCAAGGTAAAGTGATCACTTCAGGGACAGGAATAGGCGATAAAATAACCCAAGGGGTAAGCCGGTTATTGGATTCACCCGAAGATTCCGATAAGCTTCAGGAAGGAGACGTGCTGGTTACCGATATTACCAACCCTGATTGGGACAATGTCATGAAAAAAGCCTCTGCCATCATCACAAACAGTGGTGGGCGTACGAGCCATGCAGCTATAGTCGCCCGGGAACTCGGTGCCGTAGCGGTGGTGGGTACGGAAAATGCGACAGAAGTCATCAAAGATGGGCAGGAAATCACCGTTTCATGTGCGGAAGGGGCTACAGGCAAAATATATGAAGGATACCTGGACTGGGAAGAAGACGAGCTTGACTTTGCTACTTATGACGAGCCGGAAACCGACGTAATGCTTATCCTGGCCGATCCCGATCTGGCTTATAGCTATAGTAAATATCCTGTAAAAGGAGTGGGGCTTATGCGCCTGGAATTTGTGATCAATAATACCATACAGATTCACCCATTGGCACTTCTCCATTATGGGGAATTGAAGGATTCTAAAACCAAAAAGCGAATAGCGGAACTGACCACATCCTATTCTGAAAAGCGGCTCTTTTTCGTGGAAAAACTGGCCGAGGGCGTGGCTACTATTGCCGCTGCTTTTTATCCACGGGAAGTAATTGTCCGCATGAGTGACTTCAAATCCAATGAATATGCAAATCTCATGGGTGGTCAGGAATTTGAACCGAAAGAGGAAAATCCAATGCTGGGCTTCCGTGGAGCATCCAGATATTATAGCGAGGAATATAGAGAAGCTTTCAGAATGGAGTGCGATGCCATGAAACTCGTACGGGATGAGATGGGATTTACCAATGTGAAGCTCATGGTTCCTTTTTGTAGGACTGTGGAAGAAGGAAGAAAAGTGATCAACCTAATGGGAGACTTTGGGTTAAAGCAGGGCTGGAATGGGCTGGAGATCTACATGATGTGTGAGATTCCTTCCAATGTCCTGCAGGCAGAGCAATTTGCCGAGATTTTTGACGGTTTTTCTATAGGATCCAATGACCTCACCCAGCTCACATTGGGACTTGACCGGGATTCAGCACTGGTCAGTGGTCTATTTGATGAAAATAATAACTCAGCCAAACAGATGATCAGTATGGCCATTGAGCGAGCCAAAAAGAAAGAAATCAAAATAGGGCTTTGCGGCCAGGCTCCCAGTGATTTCCCTGATTTTGCCAAGCTCCTTGTCAGCGAAGGGATTTCCAGTATTTCCTTCAATCCGGATGCTGTCGCAAAAGGGATTAAAAACATCCTTGAAGCGGAAAAAACCACCGCTTGA
- a CDS encoding HAD-IC family P-type ATPase: MEIDQNHPYHTFEIQDTLQEVSAEEKGLSSEEAQNRQEEFGKNVLPEKEVANPFLLFLKQFKDFLILILFVAAGIAFWAEKMADVYIILAVILFNGIVGFVQEYRAEKAIQAIKSLDQKYAFVLRDGKEEKIEAENVVPGDIIILKEGNSIPADARLIEAKELRTSEASLTGESMPVEKNTATTDEGASIGDRLNMVWKSTNIVNGKGKAVVTATGKKTEIGKIARSMGEMKMQDSNFRKKTKLLGKQMAVIAMLVSAVVFSLGYWFRDYEFEETLLVTIAVLVSIIPEGLPAVISIVLAIGASRMAKQNAIVREFTATEIMGSVSTLLTDKTGTLTQSILVIKRFFTGSGKEIAVTGNGYELEGEFKEEGNSFEWEDRPVERKLLAIAAFCNDAQIQKGHEKGEDLEIEGKEKDANKESDDPQISGDPTEVAMLVMGRKSNVKDKDPFTGYKILDDVPFKSEQKFRASLVETEEGPELFAIGAPERILELSTEYLTEEGSEELGEKMEQEIQSKMDEWADDAMRVLALGFRKWGDKERISAEDVKELCWVGMVGIVDPPREGVKESIAECKTAGIRVMMVTGDHKKTAAAIAKDVGILSGEENDDKYPAAMTTQELDVADEEFDEYINHVNVFARMNPDTKLRIAERLQAKDTLIAMTGDGVNDAPALKRADVGIAMGIRGTDVAKDASEIVLQDDNFSSIVNAIREGRIVFNNVRITSFFLLSTNFAFGIAFITSMILGWPLLLTAVQILFVNLVTAGIVDIALATEPGHGDIMKMPPIKKSESILKKDFFPFLLTVSVVIVILTLFTFNHYRSESEEMARTATFVMASMSQIFNVFNMRSLRLSIFEIRPFSNRWVTLAFLAAIVLQVLVIKIPFFRDLMEFEDFPILDFLVITLISIVIIGAGELYKYLKFQRKMF; encoded by the coding sequence ATGGAAATAGATCAAAATCATCCCTATCATACTTTTGAAATTCAGGATACGCTGCAGGAGGTTTCCGCTGAAGAAAAGGGTCTTTCATCAGAGGAAGCGCAAAACAGACAGGAAGAATTCGGAAAGAATGTACTACCTGAAAAAGAGGTCGCAAATCCCTTTTTGCTTTTTTTGAAGCAGTTCAAAGACTTCCTGATACTAATACTTTTCGTCGCTGCGGGTATTGCTTTTTGGGCTGAAAAAATGGCTGATGTGTACATCATCTTAGCCGTAATTCTATTCAACGGAATCGTGGGATTTGTTCAGGAATACAGAGCTGAAAAGGCCATTCAGGCCATAAAAAGTCTGGATCAAAAGTATGCTTTCGTCTTGCGTGATGGAAAAGAAGAAAAAATTGAAGCGGAAAATGTAGTCCCAGGAGATATTATCATCTTAAAAGAAGGAAACAGTATTCCTGCTGATGCCAGGCTGATTGAGGCCAAAGAACTGAGGACTTCGGAGGCTTCCCTAACCGGTGAATCCATGCCAGTGGAGAAAAACACAGCGACTACTGATGAAGGCGCTTCGATAGGTGATCGGCTCAATATGGTATGGAAAAGCACCAACATTGTCAACGGCAAAGGCAAAGCTGTGGTGACAGCTACAGGCAAGAAAACCGAAATCGGAAAGATCGCCCGATCTATGGGAGAAATGAAAATGCAGGATTCCAATTTTCGCAAGAAAACCAAACTGCTTGGAAAGCAAATGGCAGTTATTGCGATGCTGGTGTCCGCTGTGGTTTTTTCTTTGGGCTACTGGTTTCGGGATTATGAATTCGAAGAAACACTTTTAGTAACCATTGCTGTTTTGGTATCCATCATTCCGGAGGGCTTGCCAGCAGTGATTTCCATTGTTTTGGCAATAGGAGCAAGCAGAATGGCCAAACAAAATGCCATTGTCCGGGAATTTACCGCAACTGAAATTATGGGATCGGTCTCTACTTTACTTACAGATAAAACAGGGACGTTGACCCAGAGCATTCTGGTGATAAAGAGATTTTTTACAGGAAGCGGTAAAGAAATAGCCGTCACGGGAAACGGCTATGAGCTAGAGGGCGAATTTAAGGAAGAGGGGAACTCGTTCGAATGGGAGGATAGACCGGTAGAGCGGAAGCTTTTAGCGATAGCGGCATTCTGCAATGATGCCCAAATCCAAAAAGGGCACGAGAAAGGTGAAGATTTAGAAATTGAAGGAAAAGAGAAGGATGCCAATAAAGAAAGCGATGATCCACAAATATCCGGAGATCCCACAGAGGTAGCCATGCTGGTGATGGGTAGGAAGTCCAACGTGAAAGACAAAGATCCTTTCACCGGCTATAAAATTTTGGATGATGTTCCCTTTAAGTCCGAACAGAAGTTTCGCGCATCCTTGGTCGAGACAGAAGAAGGCCCAGAACTATTTGCCATTGGAGCTCCAGAGAGGATTTTGGAATTGAGCACAGAATACCTCACTGAAGAGGGTTCAGAGGAGCTGGGGGAGAAAATGGAGCAGGAAATCCAGAGTAAAATGGATGAATGGGCTGATGATGCCATGCGGGTATTGGCACTGGGTTTCCGTAAGTGGGGGGATAAAGAGCGTATTTCAGCTGAAGATGTGAAAGAGCTGTGCTGGGTAGGGATGGTTGGAATAGTGGATCCACCACGGGAAGGCGTAAAAGAATCCATTGCGGAATGCAAGACTGCGGGAATCCGGGTCATGATGGTCACCGGAGATCATAAGAAAACAGCCGCTGCCATTGCCAAAGACGTGGGCATTCTTTCGGGTGAGGAAAATGATGATAAATATCCTGCGGCCATGACCACTCAAGAGTTGGATGTGGCCGATGAGGAATTTGATGAATACATCAACCATGTGAATGTTTTTGCCCGAATGAATCCTGACACCAAGCTGAGGATAGCTGAGCGTCTGCAGGCAAAAGATACGCTGATAGCCATGACAGGTGATGGTGTGAACGATGCTCCAGCTCTGAAGCGCGCAGATGTGGGCATTGCCATGGGAATCAGAGGAACGGACGTTGCCAAAGACGCCTCTGAAATAGTCCTTCAGGATGATAATTTCAGCAGCATCGTCAACGCCATACGAGAAGGTCGCATCGTTTTTAACAATGTGCGGATTACCAGCTTTTTTCTTCTTTCTACAAATTTCGCTTTTGGAATCGCATTCATTACGAGTATGATTCTTGGATGGCCTCTACTGTTGACCGCGGTCCAGATACTGTTTGTGAATCTGGTTACGGCAGGCATCGTGGATATTGCGCTGGCTACCGAACCCGGTCATGGGGATATTATGAAGATGCCACCGATAAAGAAAAGCGAGAGTATATTAAAGAAAGATTTTTTTCCTTTTCTGCTTACAGTCTCTGTTGTCATCGTGATTTTGACCTTGTTCACATTTAACCATTACCGGAGTGAAAGTGAAGAGATGGCACGTACAGCCACATTTGTTATGGCCTCCATGTCTCAGATATTCAATGTTTTCAATATGAGGTCTCTTCGCTTGTCCATCTTTGAAATCCGTCCTTTTTCCAACCGTTGGGTAACTCTCGCTTTTTTAGCGGCGATTGTACTTCAAGTGTTGGTAATCAAGATCCCGTTTTTCAGAGACCTGATGGAGTTTGAAGATTTTCCGATCCTCGACTTTCTGGTGATTACGCTTATTTCTATAGTGATCATCGGAGCAGGGGAATTGTACAAGTATTTGAAATTTCAGAGGAAAATGTTCTGA
- the aceE gene encoding pyruvate dehydrogenase (acetyl-transferring), homodimeric type, whose product MSKNENQEIQEIENQEWLDSLRYVLKNGSKERVQELLDLLHIEAQKNGIEQKNPFSTPYINTLSPEDETAYPGDLEIEEKLTGMIRWNAMAMVVKANIRSKGIGGHISTYGSIADLWEVGFHHFFKVHDDGKSDMIYFQGHATPGVYARAFLEGRITEKQLLNFRRELQPDEGLSSYPHPYLMPKFWSFPTVSMGLSPIMAIYQARFNKYLKKRGLIEEDRQKVWAFLGDGEMDEPESKGAIGVASRDKLDNLIFVVNCNLQRLDGPVRGNGKIVQELESSFKGAGWNVIKLLWGSDWDPLFEQDKDGKLIKKLNELPDGQFQKYAYSDGDFIRKDLFEGDENLRKLADNYSDQELQNLKRGGHDPVKIHQAYKAALAHEGQPTIILAQTIKGYGQGDAGEASNVSHQTKAFKETELKEYRDRFNIPLSDDELEDIPFIQPDKNSPEIKYLLQKREEAGGFLPQREDRSDRLPQPSESIFSDFFKGSGKSEAATTMAMVKILAKLLSDEDYGKLIVPIIPDESRTFGIESLFRQVGIYAPGGQQYDPVDQESLLYYRESKEGVILEEGITEAGAMSDFIAAGTAYLVHGINTIPFYFFYSMFGFQRIGDLIWAAADAGAKGFLIGGISGRSSMPGEGLQHQDGQSHIYAYAVPNLMAYDPAFAYELSVIVQDGIRRMYVEKEVVFYYITVGNDTYSMPKMPKGSQKGILKGMYRFKKSSSKSKKKKAHLFGSGAIMTEVLKAAELLEKKYRVAADVWSITSYKALYDDAIDTDRSNRCSADPDQKPNYIQNCLQNEGGVFIAASDYLKALPESVARWFPNKLATLGTDGFGRSDSREALREFFEVNSNHIAFAALYELALAGQFKTEELKKAAKDLGIDPEKSNPRTS is encoded by the coding sequence ATGTCGAAAAATGAAAACCAAGAAATACAGGAAATAGAAAACCAAGAATGGCTGGACTCCTTACGCTATGTCCTGAAAAACGGGTCTAAAGAGCGGGTTCAGGAGCTGTTGGATCTACTTCACATTGAGGCGCAAAAAAATGGAATTGAACAGAAAAATCCATTCAGCACGCCTTACATCAATACTCTTTCTCCTGAGGATGAAACAGCATATCCAGGAGACCTGGAAATAGAAGAAAAGCTGACCGGCATGATCCGCTGGAACGCCATGGCTATGGTCGTAAAAGCCAATATAAGATCCAAAGGAATCGGAGGTCATATTTCTACTTATGGTTCTATTGCGGATCTATGGGAAGTGGGGTTTCATCATTTCTTTAAAGTCCATGATGATGGCAAATCGGATATGATTTACTTTCAGGGACATGCCACTCCCGGAGTATATGCGAGAGCTTTTTTGGAAGGAAGAATCACGGAGAAGCAACTCCTCAATTTCCGCAGGGAGCTACAACCGGATGAAGGGCTTTCTTCTTATCCCCATCCCTATCTGATGCCCAAGTTTTGGAGCTTTCCTACAGTATCCATGGGCTTGTCCCCCATCATGGCTATCTATCAAGCCAGATTCAACAAGTATTTGAAGAAGAGAGGGCTTATTGAAGAAGACAGGCAGAAAGTTTGGGCTTTCTTAGGCGATGGGGAAATGGACGAACCGGAATCCAAAGGGGCTATAGGAGTAGCTTCCAGGGACAAACTGGACAATCTGATCTTTGTGGTCAACTGTAACCTTCAGCGGTTGGATGGCCCTGTGCGCGGAAATGGGAAGATAGTCCAGGAGTTGGAATCAAGTTTTAAAGGTGCGGGTTGGAATGTTATCAAACTTTTGTGGGGAAGTGACTGGGATCCTCTTTTCGAGCAGGACAAGGACGGGAAGCTCATCAAGAAACTTAATGAATTACCGGACGGGCAATTTCAGAAATATGCTTACTCCGATGGTGACTTTATTCGGAAGGATCTGTTTGAAGGGGATGAGAATCTCAGGAAACTTGCTGACAATTATTCAGACCAGGAACTGCAAAATCTGAAAAGAGGAGGGCATGATCCAGTCAAGATCCATCAGGCATATAAAGCTGCTTTGGCACATGAAGGACAGCCTACAATTATTCTCGCCCAAACGATAAAAGGGTATGGACAAGGTGACGCAGGGGAAGCGAGTAATGTTTCCCACCAGACTAAGGCATTTAAAGAAACTGAACTGAAGGAATATCGGGATCGCTTCAATATTCCGCTTTCCGACGATGAACTGGAGGATATTCCTTTCATACAGCCGGACAAAAACAGCCCAGAAATCAAATACCTGTTGCAGAAAAGAGAGGAAGCCGGAGGATTTTTACCGCAACGAGAAGATAGAAGTGATCGGCTCCCTCAGCCATCTGAATCCATATTTTCGGACTTTTTTAAAGGCTCTGGGAAATCCGAGGCAGCCACTACCATGGCGATGGTCAAGATTTTGGCGAAGCTACTCAGTGATGAGGATTATGGGAAATTGATTGTGCCCATCATCCCTGATGAATCCCGGACGTTCGGTATCGAATCCCTCTTTCGGCAGGTCGGAATCTATGCGCCGGGAGGTCAGCAATACGATCCTGTGGATCAGGAAAGCCTCTTGTACTATAGAGAGTCGAAGGAAGGGGTGATCCTGGAAGAAGGGATCACCGAAGCAGGGGCCATGAGCGATTTTATCGCCGCCGGTACGGCATATTTGGTACATGGGATCAATACTATTCCATTTTACTTTTTCTATTCCATGTTTGGTTTCCAACGCATCGGCGACCTGATCTGGGCTGCGGCAGATGCAGGTGCCAAAGGCTTCTTGATCGGAGGGATTTCCGGTCGCTCCAGCATGCCTGGAGAAGGACTTCAGCATCAGGACGGGCAGAGCCATATCTATGCTTATGCGGTTCCAAACTTGATGGCCTACGATCCGGCTTTTGCCTATGAACTATCGGTGATTGTACAAGATGGAATCAGGCGGATGTATGTGGAAAAGGAGGTCGTTTTCTACTACATCACTGTGGGAAATGATACCTACTCCATGCCAAAGATGCCCAAAGGAAGCCAGAAAGGTATTCTAAAAGGAATGTACAGATTCAAAAAGTCCTCAAGCAAAAGCAAAAAGAAGAAAGCACATCTTTTTGGCAGTGGAGCCATCATGACGGAAGTGCTGAAGGCTGCTGAACTGCTGGAAAAGAAATACCGTGTAGCTGCGGATGTATGGAGTATCACCAGCTACAAAGCACTTTATGATGATGCGATAGATACGGATAGAAGCAATCGCTGCAGTGCTGATCCGGATCAAAAACCGAATTACATCCAGAACTGTCTTCAAAATGAAGGTGGCGTTTTCATTGCTGCTTCCGATTACCTCAAGGCTCTTCCTGAATCAGTGGCCAGGTGGTTTCCAAACAAACTCGCAACGCTTGGAACCGATGGGTTTGGCAGAAGTGACAGCCGGGAAGCACTTCGAGAATTCTTCGAGGTGAATTCAAACCATATTGCTTTTGCGGCACTCTATGAATTGGCATTGGCAGGGCAATTTAAAACGGAGGAATTAAAGAAAGCTGCCAAGGATCTGGGCATTGACCCTGAAAAATCCAATCCCAGAACTTCCTGA